The following is a genomic window from Streptomyces lincolnensis.
ATGCCCGAGAAGAAGATGCCGGTGACCATCAGGAACTGGCTGATGCCCATACCGTCCATGATCCAGAACACGCTCAGGGCCAGCAGATAGCGGATCGCGAAGCTGACCACCATCGCCAGCACGAGCGTCACCGCGAAGGCCGCCCAGACGGTGACGTCCGTGGGCAACGCCGAGGGGAAGAACAGCGCGCCGAACGCGAACGGGATCACCCCCCGCCCCAGCACCTGGAACAGCGCCCGGCCCAGATCGCTCGCCAGCCACCACAGCTGGAGATCGGCCGGCCGGTACAGGTCGACGGCGATCTCACCCGTGCGGATCCGCTCCATCAGGTCCTTCTCCGCGCCGCCGCCCTGGATGGCGAGCGTCGAGTACAGGCACTGCCCCAGCCACACATAGGTGACGGCCTGCGCCTGGTCGTACCCGCCCAGATGGGGCCGCTCGTCCCACAGCGCCAGATAGGTGTAGACGAGGATCACACCGAAGACGGTGTTGGTGAAGATCCCGGCCGCCGTCGCCGCCCGATACGTCGCGTAGCGCCGGAACCCGCCCGCCGCCACAGCCGCGTACAACCGCGCCGAACCCACGGCACACCACCCACCTCACCTGCCCAGAGGCCGCCAGACACCGAAGCGCAGGAGCCTAGTGGCCGAGGCGAGGAGGGCGCCACGGATTTTCCGCGCGGCCCTGTCCGACGGTATGTCTGTCGCGATGCCTGTCGCGCCGAGGACTGTTCCCCCGAACCACTCTCGTCCCACTCCGCGGACGCGTGCCGAGGTCGGGGAACTGATCGCCGGATGGGACAGTCTTCATACGGGGGCGTAGATGGCGTACGAGGTCGTACGGGAACGTACGACGCGAAACAGGAGTCCGTGCACGACATGAACGACGAGCCGCAGCAGCCGACCGAGGGCTGGGCACCCAGAGAGCCGGAAGCTGCCGCCGCAGCAGGAGGCAAGAAGCCCAAGCGACCTAGGCGCACCGGCTGGCGACGCGTCATCCCGACCTGGCGGATGGTGCTCGGCACCTTCATCCTCGGCGTCATCCTGGTGGCCGGCCTGTTCTTCCTCGGCTACTCCATGGTCAAGATCCCGGCCGCCAACGCCCTGGCCACGAAGCAGAGCAACATCTACCTCTACGCCGACGGCAGCCAGCTCGCCCGCGACGGCAAGGTCAACCGCGAGAGCGTCCCCCTCGCACAGATCTCCAAGGAGGCCCAGCACGCCGTCCTGGCCGCCGAGGACCGCGACTTCTACAGCGAGTCCGCGATCGACCCCAAGGCCATGCTCCGCGCGGGCTGGAACACCGCCACCGGCAAGGGCAAGCAGTCCGGGTCCACGATCACCCAGCAGTACGTGAAGAACTACTACCTGGCCCAGGAGCAGACCGTCACCCGCAAGGTGAAGGAGTTCTTCATCTCGATCAAGCTGGACCGCACCGAGTCCAAGGACCAGATCCTTGAGGGCTACCTGAACACCAGCTTCTTCGG
Proteins encoded in this region:
- a CDS encoding ABC transporter permease produces the protein MGSARLYAAVAAGGFRRYATYRAATAAGIFTNTVFGVILVYTYLALWDERPHLGGYDQAQAVTYVWLGQCLYSTLAIQGGGAEKDLMERIRTGEIAVDLYRPADLQLWWLASDLGRALFQVLGRGVIPFAFGALFFPSALPTDVTVWAAFAVTLVLAMVVSFAIRYLLALSVFWIMDGMGISQFLMVTGIFFSGMTFPLNAFPDPYGDIVRALPWAAQIQMPADVLMGETSPLTAYAFQAVWAVVLLAAGRLLQSAATRRVVVQGG